A stretch of Crossiella cryophila DNA encodes these proteins:
- a CDS encoding aldehyde dehydrogenase (NADP(+)) gives MTVQGVQGYNPRTGGTYREPVPATPPAEVDRLALAAAEAFPVLSGLALAKRAELLELIADALDAKSGTLIEIADTETALGVPRLTVELKRTTNQLRLFGEVLREGSYTEATIDSPNPDIIPPRPNLRRMLQPLGPVAVFSASNFPFAFSVAGGDTASALAAGCPVLVKSHSAHPNTSVATAAVLIETIAAAGLPAGVFNIVYSTPAGSQLVKHHAIKAVGFTGSTGGGRALFDLAVGRPDPIPFYGELGSVNPTVILPGAAAAQAEELATGFAASLTMGVGQFCTNPGLMFVPESIVDALGKAVGGANGGAMLTARMRDSYESTVDGLSARDAVELVAVGEAPEGGWTVAPRLYRTTVANFAADQAKLSEECFGPAAIAVTYSDPAELLPVLAKLEGTLTATVHAAEEDHDAAGTLSAVLARIAGRLVFNAWPTGVAVSWAQHHGGPWPATTSALHTSVGATAIRRWIAPVTFQSWPDALLPVELQDANPLGIPRRRDGVLGTH, from the coding sequence GTGACCGTCCAGGGCGTGCAGGGCTACAACCCACGGACCGGTGGGACCTACCGCGAGCCGGTGCCGGCCACCCCGCCTGCCGAGGTCGACCGGCTGGCGCTGGCCGCGGCCGAGGCGTTCCCGGTGCTGTCCGGGCTGGCGCTGGCCAAGCGGGCCGAGCTGCTGGAGCTGATCGCGGACGCACTCGACGCGAAGAGCGGGACGCTGATCGAGATCGCGGACACCGAGACCGCGCTCGGCGTGCCCCGGCTGACCGTGGAACTCAAGCGCACCACCAATCAGCTGCGGCTCTTCGGTGAGGTGCTGCGCGAGGGCAGCTACACCGAGGCCACCATCGACTCGCCCAACCCGGACATCATCCCGCCGCGGCCCAACCTGCGCCGGATGCTGCAGCCGCTGGGCCCGGTCGCGGTGTTCTCGGCCAGCAACTTCCCGTTCGCCTTCTCGGTGGCCGGTGGCGACACCGCCTCCGCGCTGGCCGCGGGCTGCCCGGTGCTGGTGAAGTCGCATTCGGCGCACCCCAACACCTCGGTGGCCACCGCCGCGGTGCTGATCGAGACGATCGCCGCGGCCGGGCTGCCCGCCGGGGTGTTCAACATCGTCTACAGCACGCCTGCCGGTTCGCAGCTGGTCAAGCACCACGCGATCAAGGCGGTCGGCTTCACCGGGTCCACCGGTGGCGGGCGGGCGCTGTTCGACCTGGCGGTCGGGCGGCCGGATCCGATCCCGTTCTACGGCGAGCTGGGCAGCGTGAACCCGACGGTGATCCTGCCGGGTGCGGCGGCCGCGCAGGCCGAGGAGCTGGCCACCGGCTTCGCCGCCTCGCTGACCATGGGCGTGGGCCAGTTCTGCACCAACCCCGGTCTGATGTTCGTGCCGGAGTCCATTGTGGACGCACTCGGCAAGGCGGTCGGCGGGGCCAACGGCGGGGCGATGCTCACCGCCCGCATGCGCGACTCGTACGAGTCCACTGTGGACGGTCTGTCGGCGCGGGACGCGGTCGAGCTGGTCGCGGTCGGCGAGGCGCCGGAGGGCGGCTGGACGGTGGCGCCGCGGCTGTACCGCACCACGGTGGCCAACTTCGCCGCCGACCAGGCCAAGCTGAGCGAGGAGTGCTTCGGCCCGGCGGCCATCGCGGTCACCTATTCCGACCCGGCCGAACTGCTGCCGGTGCTGGCCAAGCTGGAGGGCACCCTCACCGCCACCGTGCACGCCGCCGAGGAGGACCACGACGCGGCGGGCACGCTGTCCGCGGTGCTCGCCCGGATCGCCGGCCGCCTGGTGTTCAACGCCTGGCCGACCGGGGTCGCGGTGAGCTGGGCCCAGCACCACGGCGGCCCGTGGCCCGCCACCACCTCGGCACTGCACACCTCGGTGGGCGCCACCGCGATCCGCCGCTGGATCGCGCCGGTGACCTTCCAGTCCTGGCCGGACGCGCTGCTGCCGGTGGAACTCCAGGACGCCAACCCGCTGGGCATCCCGCGCCGGCGGGACGGGGTGCTCGGCACGCACTGA
- a CDS encoding NAD-dependent epimerase/dehydratase family protein yields MTERILITGAAGGVGTLMRPRLAREGRILRLLDIAELPPAGDGEAVELVTASVTDMAAMEAACAGVSAVIHLGGHSLEREWADILDVNINGTYTVFEAARRQGVPRVVFASSNHAVGFAPRADGEVAGNAFPRPDTNYGVSKVAGEAIASHYADRYGLDVLCVRIGSCFERPKDLRMLSTWLSPADGARLLEACLSTPDPGYRVLWGVSDNTRRWFSLEEAKAIGYVSQDDSEAHAADLLAEHGEPDVSASPHHLVGGIWCSPDYDTAKKEAGR; encoded by the coding sequence GTGACCGAACGCATTCTGATCACCGGCGCGGCCGGCGGCGTGGGCACGCTGATGCGGCCCCGCCTGGCCCGCGAAGGCCGCATCCTGCGGTTACTGGACATCGCCGAGCTGCCACCGGCGGGTGACGGTGAGGCGGTCGAGCTGGTGACGGCCTCGGTGACCGACATGGCGGCGATGGAGGCGGCCTGCGCGGGCGTGTCCGCGGTGATCCACCTCGGCGGGCACAGCCTGGAGCGGGAGTGGGCGGACATCCTCGATGTCAACATCAACGGCACGTACACCGTGTTCGAGGCGGCCCGGCGGCAGGGCGTGCCCCGGGTGGTCTTCGCCAGTTCCAACCACGCGGTCGGTTTCGCACCGCGCGCCGACGGCGAGGTGGCCGGGAACGCGTTCCCGCGCCCGGACACCAACTACGGCGTGAGCAAGGTGGCCGGTGAGGCCATCGCCAGCCACTACGCCGACCGGTACGGCCTGGACGTGCTGTGCGTGCGCATCGGCTCCTGCTTCGAGCGGCCGAAAGACCTGCGCATGCTCTCCACCTGGCTCTCCCCCGCTGACGGGGCAAGGCTGCTCGAGGCGTGTCTGTCCACTCCGGACCCCGGCTACCGGGTGCTGTGGGGCGTCTCGGACAACACCCGCCGCTGGTTCTCCCTTGAGGAGGCCAAGGCGATCGGCTACGTCTCGCAGGACGATTCCGAGGCGCACGCGGCCGATCTGCTCGCCGAGCACGGCGAACCGGACGTCAGCGCGTCACCGCACCACCTCGTCGGCGGCATCTGGTGCTCGCCCGACTACGACACCGCGAAGAAGGAGGCCGGACGGTGA
- a CDS encoding IclR family transcriptional regulator gives MTEAVKDAAVAPTRPAAVKSADRTVELLEVLASFDRRLTLTELHRELSYPKSSLYMLLQTLVARGWVEVEPDRGTYGIGVRALLVGTSYLDHDPVVRTAIRVMEQVRQEINETVHLARLEGDDVVYLASRESEHHLRVVSRVGRRLPAHSTALGKALLSARPAADAAALVPESIAPLTANTVTDRDALLAQLDDFRRVGYSFEREENTPGLGCFAVALPYRNPVTDAMSCSVPVARLTPDHEKQIVDALLGAARTLTELLRQPGLTPL, from the coding sequence ATGACGGAAGCCGTCAAGGACGCCGCGGTCGCCCCCACCCGACCGGCGGCGGTCAAGTCCGCCGACCGCACGGTGGAGCTGCTGGAGGTCCTGGCCTCCTTCGACCGCAGGCTGACGCTCACCGAGCTACATCGCGAGCTGAGTTACCCCAAATCGAGCCTGTACATGCTGCTCCAGACGCTGGTGGCGCGCGGCTGGGTCGAGGTGGAGCCGGACCGCGGCACCTACGGGATCGGCGTGCGCGCACTGCTGGTCGGCACCTCCTACCTGGATCACGACCCCGTGGTGCGCACCGCGATCCGGGTGATGGAGCAGGTGCGGCAGGAGATCAACGAGACCGTCCACCTCGCCCGGCTCGAAGGCGACGACGTGGTTTACCTGGCCAGCCGCGAGTCCGAGCACCACCTGCGGGTGGTCTCCAGGGTCGGCCGCCGGCTGCCCGCGCACAGCACCGCGCTGGGCAAGGCACTGCTCTCCGCCCGCCCGGCCGCCGATGCCGCGGCGCTGGTGCCGGAGTCGATCGCCCCGCTGACCGCGAACACGGTCACCGACCGGGACGCGCTGCTGGCCCAGCTGGATGACTTCCGCCGGGTCGGCTACTCCTTCGAGCGCGAGGAGAACACCCCCGGGCTGGGTTGTTTCGCGGTCGCGCTGCCCTACCGCAACCCGGTGACCGACGCGATGAGCTGCTCGGTGCCGGTCGCCCGGCTCACCCCCGACCACGAGAAGCAGATCGTGGATGCCCTGCTGGGCGCGGCCCGCACCCTCACCGAGCTGCTCCGCCAGCCCGGCCTCACGCCGCTGTGA
- a CDS encoding ABC transporter substrate-binding protein has product MQRRTARTRTALFAGAVAVGLVLSACSGGAQQGDPNAPIEVWTRSQDDTKKVYEKIFKAFTDKTGIPVNYNPPPFNDFDKRVQERAQSKDLPDLVITDTGSLGPYRKQGFLVEVDRNAFAGQGDLVERAWNNGKTADGKYFAVPFSTQAQVLLVRKDWREKLGKPVPKTWEELAALANDFTTKDPDGNGDAKDTFGIVAPGSTDRGYLAWWAANYIWQAGGDILSESGGEYKVAVNSPQTTQAVNWLKGLFCDTKVTLPNSLTMVTNDAHNYFEQGKAGIYLTGPYMFTRFDKAPGKDKYEVIPSPAGPSGSTVLGEGEVIYQMAGSAKTAEQKKLAEFLVSPEAQQLGMKPDAGQRPVVRLSVNKNVDVKAVYNDPRWDTVAKVYAENARPFPNVPNFQPFRQQTAETLNSLFAKCGSDVSAELTKLAGNLDKELKSQKAAQ; this is encoded by the coding sequence ATGCAGCGTCGTACCGCCAGAACCCGCACCGCGTTGTTCGCGGGTGCGGTGGCCGTCGGGCTGGTCCTGTCCGCCTGCTCCGGTGGTGCGCAGCAGGGCGATCCGAACGCGCCGATCGAGGTGTGGACGCGCAGCCAGGACGACACCAAGAAGGTCTACGAGAAGATCTTCAAGGCGTTCACCGACAAGACCGGCATCCCGGTCAACTACAACCCGCCGCCGTTCAACGACTTCGACAAGCGGGTGCAGGAACGCGCCCAGTCCAAGGACCTGCCGGACCTGGTCATCACCGACACCGGCTCGCTCGGCCCGTACCGCAAGCAGGGCTTCCTGGTCGAGGTCGACCGCAACGCCTTCGCCGGCCAGGGTGACCTGGTCGAACGCGCCTGGAACAACGGCAAGACCGCCGACGGCAAGTACTTCGCGGTGCCCTTCTCCACCCAGGCCCAGGTGCTGCTGGTGCGCAAGGACTGGCGGGAGAAGCTGGGCAAGCCGGTCCCCAAGACCTGGGAGGAACTGGCCGCGCTGGCCAACGACTTCACCACCAAGGACCCCGACGGCAACGGCGACGCCAAGGACACCTTCGGCATCGTCGCCCCCGGCTCCACCGACCGCGGTTACCTGGCCTGGTGGGCGGCCAACTACATCTGGCAGGCCGGCGGCGACATCCTCAGCGAGTCCGGCGGCGAGTACAAGGTCGCGGTGAACTCCCCGCAGACCACCCAGGCGGTGAACTGGCTCAAGGGCCTGTTCTGCGACACCAAGGTGACCCTGCCCAATTCGCTGACCATGGTCACCAACGACGCGCACAACTACTTCGAGCAGGGCAAGGCCGGGATCTACCTGACCGGCCCGTACATGTTCACCCGCTTCGACAAGGCGCCGGGCAAGGACAAGTACGAGGTCATCCCGTCCCCGGCAGGCCCCAGCGGCTCCACCGTGCTCGGCGAGGGCGAGGTCATCTACCAGATGGCCGGATCGGCCAAGACCGCCGAGCAGAAGAAGCTGGCCGAGTTCCTGGTCAGCCCGGAGGCCCAGCAGCTCGGCATGAAGCCGGATGCCGGACAGCGTCCCGTGGTGCGGCTCTCGGTGAACAAGAACGTCGACGTCAAGGCGGTCTACAACGACCCGCGCTGGGACACCGTGGCCAAGGTCTACGCCGAGAACGCCCGGCCGTTCCCGAACGTGCCCAACTTCCAGCCCTTCCGGCAGCAGACCGCGGAGACGCTGAACAGCCTGTTCGCCAAGTGCGGCAGCGATGTCTCCGCTGAGCTGACCAAGCTGGCCGGCAATCTCGACAAGGAACTGAAGTCGCAGAAGGCGGCTCAGTGA
- a CDS encoding carbohydrate ABC transporter permease — protein sequence MTLTDVGSAASGGGAVESHSARRRPPRRRLAVTIIPWLFLLPALLLFLVFKYVPMAEGIRLSLFEVRPFLGDLWVGLDNYARVLGDERFHNALNNTLILAIGQTAGAMLIGFGLALLLEGTARSLWFVRSAVFLPVVAATAVVGEIWRLLYYPAEGGFLNSLLSWVGLGPSTFLDHPDTSLWSVMAVGIWKGAPYDMVILLAGLAGIDRQLYESAAIDGCTTWQRIRYITLPALRPAITILLTLASIRGLRVFTEVYVLTGGGPAGSTDVWMTRVFSLGFETSELGVASAGSVVLFLVTLLLTLGVQLLRRRREA from the coding sequence GTGACCCTCACAGACGTGGGCTCGGCGGCTAGTGGCGGCGGTGCCGTCGAGTCCCACTCCGCGAGGCGGCGCCCTCCTCGGCGCCGCCTCGCGGTCACCATCATCCCGTGGCTGTTCCTGCTGCCCGCGCTGCTGTTGTTCCTGGTCTTCAAGTACGTCCCGATGGCGGAGGGCATCCGGCTCAGCCTGTTCGAGGTCCGCCCGTTCCTCGGCGACCTGTGGGTTGGCCTGGACAACTACGCCAGGGTGCTCGGCGACGAACGCTTCCACAACGCGCTGAACAACACCCTCATCCTGGCCATCGGGCAGACCGCGGGCGCCATGCTCATCGGCTTCGGCCTCGCGCTGCTGCTGGAAGGCACCGCGCGCTCGCTGTGGTTCGTGCGCTCGGCGGTGTTCCTGCCGGTGGTCGCGGCCACCGCGGTGGTCGGCGAGATCTGGCGACTGCTCTACTACCCGGCCGAGGGCGGCTTCCTCAACTCGCTGCTCTCCTGGGTGGGCCTCGGCCCGTCCACCTTCCTGGACCACCCGGACACCTCGCTGTGGTCGGTGATGGCGGTGGGCATCTGGAAGGGCGCCCCGTACGACATGGTGATCCTGCTGGCCGGACTGGCCGGGATCGACCGCCAGCTCTACGAATCCGCCGCGATCGACGGCTGCACCACCTGGCAGCGCATCCGTTACATCACGCTGCCCGCGCTGCGCCCCGCGATCACCATCCTGCTCACCCTGGCCTCGATCCGCGGTCTGCGCGTGTTCACCGAGGTCTACGTGCTCACCGGCGGCGGCCCGGCCGGTTCCACCGACGTCTGGATGACCAGGGTGTTCTCCCTCGGCTTCGAGACCAGCGAGCTGGGCGTGGCCTCGGCGGGCTCGGTGGTGCTGTTCCTGGTGACCCTGCTGCTGACCCTGGGCGTGCAGCTGCTGCGCCGACGGCGGGAGGCCTGA
- a CDS encoding carbohydrate ABC transporter permease, with amino-acid sequence MTTTELRPVTPSTSDRPGTGRKPIGVARQCETALGWAGVRASPAGATGRILLCAAVFLFFCGPLITVVSGAFDFSPDPTKLSVLPNRPSLVNFDVATQKGIWGYLLNSLIIAGGGLLLQVSVSVFAAYALARKKFRGQAIVMLAILTTMMLPEEVIAIPLSMVIGDLPLLGISLKGTLLGVILPLGAWGFSIFVMTEFMREIPLELEEAARVDGAGELRIFAQIVVPLCRPALGVVAVFGFTMIWDQYLLPLIVATDPGDYTLTVALATLRSDDMVGPGVVLAGALLALVPSLIVYLSLQKSFLRGITSGAVKG; translated from the coding sequence ATGACCACCACCGAACTCCGACCCGTCACACCGTCCACTTCGGACCGTCCGGGTACCGGGCGCAAGCCGATCGGGGTCGCGCGGCAGTGCGAGACCGCGCTCGGCTGGGCAGGCGTGCGCGCCTCCCCAGCGGGCGCCACCGGCCGGATCCTGTTGTGTGCCGCGGTGTTCCTGTTCTTCTGCGGGCCGCTGATCACCGTGGTCTCCGGCGCCTTCGACTTCAGCCCGGACCCGACCAAGCTGTCCGTGCTGCCCAACCGCCCCTCGCTGGTCAACTTCGACGTGGCCACCCAGAAGGGCATCTGGGGCTACCTGCTCAACTCGCTGATCATCGCCGGTGGCGGACTGCTGCTGCAGGTCAGCGTCAGCGTGTTCGCCGCGTATGCCCTGGCCCGCAAGAAGTTCCGCGGTCAGGCCATCGTGATGCTGGCCATCCTCACCACCATGATGCTGCCCGAGGAGGTCATCGCGATCCCGCTGTCGATGGTGATCGGCGACCTCCCGCTGCTGGGCATCAGCCTCAAGGGCACCCTGCTCGGCGTGATCCTGCCGTTGGGCGCCTGGGGTTTCTCCATCTTCGTGATGACCGAGTTCATGCGGGAGATCCCGCTCGAGCTGGAGGAGGCGGCCCGCGTCGACGGCGCGGGCGAACTCCGCATCTTCGCCCAGATCGTGGTGCCGTTGTGCAGGCCCGCACTGGGAGTCGTCGCCGTGTTCGGCTTCACCATGATCTGGGACCAGTACCTGTTGCCGTTGATCGTGGCCACCGATCCCGGCGACTACACGCTCACCGTCGCCCTCGCGACACTGCGCTCCGACGACATGGTCGGACCGGGTGTCGTGCTGGCCGGTGCGCTGCTCGCCCTGGTACCGAGTTTGATCGTGTACCTGTCATTGCAGAAATCGTTCCTGCGCGGCATCACCAGTGGTGCTGTGAAGGGATAG
- a CDS encoding 5-dehydro-4-deoxyglucarate dehydratase, with protein sequence MQLDGVLFFPVTPFTGTGEVAEDVLAEHVKRGVDAGPGGVFVACGTGEFHALEPGEYERVVAVAVEATAGRVPVLAGAGGALPLAKQFAAAAKQAGADGLLLLPPYLVGSRPEGLLDYVRQVAASTDLPVIVYQRNNALFTPETAVEVAKLPNVVGFKDGLGDLDLMQRIVLAVRSTVDKPFQFFNGLPTAEMTQPAYRGIGVELYSSAVFCFAPEISLAFYRAVDEGDTAKVNALLHGFYGPLVALRDKSPGYAVSLVKAAVKQRGLDCGGVRAPLTDPTPEHLAELEQIVAAGLELV encoded by the coding sequence ATGCAGCTGGATGGAGTCTTGTTCTTCCCGGTGACCCCGTTCACCGGGACCGGCGAGGTGGCCGAGGACGTGCTCGCCGAGCACGTCAAGCGTGGTGTGGACGCCGGACCCGGCGGCGTCTTCGTGGCCTGTGGCACGGGTGAGTTCCACGCACTGGAACCCGGAGAGTACGAACGCGTTGTCGCGGTCGCGGTGGAGGCCACCGCGGGCCGGGTCCCGGTGCTCGCCGGAGCCGGCGGCGCGCTACCCCTGGCCAAGCAGTTCGCCGCGGCGGCCAAGCAGGCGGGCGCGGACGGCCTGCTGCTGCTCCCGCCGTACCTGGTGGGCTCGCGGCCGGAGGGACTGCTCGACTACGTGCGCCAGGTGGCGGCGAGCACCGATCTGCCGGTGATCGTCTACCAGCGCAACAACGCGCTGTTCACCCCGGAGACCGCGGTCGAGGTCGCCAAGCTGCCCAACGTGGTCGGCTTCAAGGACGGCCTCGGCGACCTGGACCTGATGCAGCGCATCGTGCTCGCGGTCCGGTCCACTGTGGACAAGCCGTTCCAGTTCTTCAACGGCCTGCCCACCGCGGAGATGACCCAGCCCGCCTACCGCGGCATCGGCGTGGAGCTGTACTCCTCCGCGGTGTTCTGCTTCGCCCCGGAGATCTCGCTGGCCTTCTACCGCGCGGTGGACGAGGGCGACACGGCCAAGGTCAACGCGCTGCTGCACGGCTTCTACGGGCCGCTGGTGGCGTTGCGGGACAAGTCCCCCGGCTACGCGGTGTCGCTGGTCAAGGCCGCGGTCAAGCAGCGCGGCCTGGACTGCGGCGGCGTGCGCGCCCCGCTGACCGACCCGACCCCGGAGCACCTGGCCGAACTCGAGCAGATCGTGGCCGCGGGTCTGGAGCTGGTGTGA
- a CDS encoding glucarate dehydratase family protein has translation MSTGTRIQRITITPIAFRDPPLLNSAGVHEPWALRSIIEVVTEDGVLGLGESYGDTGHLARMESVLPGLIGLDVYALNQIHAKVAEALGGVAGSDKHGLTGDFTSGGTVDRVFSPFEVACLDIQGHLLGRPVHDLLGGKVRDSVPYSAYLFYKWAGHPGAEADEWGEAIDPAGMVEQTRKMVREYGFGSIKLKGGVFPPEQEIAAIQALREAFPNHPLRIDPNCAWSVPTSLRVAKELDGVLEYLEDPTPGINGMSEVAKQASMPLATNMCVVSYDQLPEAIAKDAVQVILSDHHYWGGLTRSRHLGVICDTFGVGLSMHSNSHLGISLAAMTHLAAATPNLSYACDTHYPWNAQDEVIEPGVVSFVDGAMAVPTTPGLGVTLDRDQLARLHENYRTCGLKVRDDTGYMQKFQPDYERKRPRW, from the coding sequence GTGAGCACCGGCACCCGGATCCAGCGGATCACCATCACCCCGATCGCCTTCCGGGACCCGCCACTGCTCAACTCCGCCGGGGTGCACGAACCCTGGGCGCTGCGCTCGATCATCGAAGTGGTCACCGAGGACGGCGTGCTCGGCCTCGGCGAGAGCTACGGCGACACCGGGCACCTGGCCCGGATGGAATCCGTGCTGCCAGGCCTGATCGGGCTGGACGTCTACGCGCTCAACCAGATCCACGCCAAGGTCGCCGAAGCCCTCGGCGGCGTGGCCGGATCGGACAAGCACGGGCTCACCGGCGACTTCACCTCCGGCGGCACCGTGGACCGGGTGTTCTCCCCGTTCGAGGTGGCCTGCCTGGACATCCAGGGCCACCTCCTCGGCCGCCCGGTGCACGACCTGCTCGGCGGCAAGGTCCGCGATTCGGTGCCCTACAGCGCCTACCTGTTCTACAAGTGGGCCGGGCACCCCGGCGCCGAGGCCGACGAGTGGGGCGAGGCGATCGACCCGGCCGGGATGGTCGAGCAGACCCGGAAGATGGTGCGGGAGTACGGGTTCGGCTCGATCAAGCTCAAGGGCGGGGTCTTCCCGCCCGAGCAGGAGATCGCCGCCATCCAGGCCCTGCGCGAGGCATTCCCGAACCACCCGTTGCGGATCGACCCGAACTGCGCCTGGTCGGTGCCGACCTCGCTGCGGGTGGCCAAGGAACTCGACGGGGTCCTGGAGTACCTGGAGGACCCCACTCCCGGCATCAACGGCATGTCCGAGGTGGCCAAGCAGGCATCGATGCCGTTGGCCACCAACATGTGCGTGGTCTCCTACGACCAGCTGCCCGAGGCCATCGCCAAGGACGCGGTGCAGGTCATCCTCTCCGACCACCACTACTGGGGCGGCCTGACCCGCTCCCGGCACCTGGGCGTCATCTGCGACACCTTCGGCGTCGGGCTGTCCATGCACTCCAACTCGCACCTGGGCATCAGCCTGGCCGCGATGACCCACCTGGCCGCGGCCACCCCGAACCTGTCCTACGCCTGCGACACCCACTACCCGTGGAACGCGCAGGACGAGGTGATCGAACCCGGCGTGGTGTCCTTTGTGGACGGCGCGATGGCGGTGCCGACCACCCCTGGACTCGGCGTGACCCTGGACCGGGACCAGCTGGCCCGCCTGCACGAGAACTACCGCACCTGCGGGCTGAAGGTGCGCGACGACACCGGCTACATGCAGAAGTTCCAGCCTGACTACGAGAGGAAGCGGCCGCGGTGGTGA